Proteins co-encoded in one bacterium genomic window:
- a CDS encoding ABC transporter substrate-binding protein, translating to MAMRVTRRAVLGGAGAVTAGLALGGGRASAQTPTRIVFWHSMGGGLGETVVRAFVSRFNASRRDIQVDAQYQGSYDDAVNKLRASIQSPAVPAVAQVYDIGTRFMIDSKGVVPMQDFIDREKLDLGQLEPNILAYYRVGARLYSMPFNTSSAILYYNKDLFKKAGLDANRPPRTFEEIEAFAKQLVQSGATRSGISLAIYGWFFEQLLARQGALYVDHGNGRDAPPTAVVFNHEEAGPRILEWWARMVKAGVATNPGRPTAASQRAFAAGQTAMTFDSTAVLRSLLTQAGGRFEIGTGYFPKPPSAANGGSIVGGASAWILKNRPPAEQQAAWEFIKFITAPPQQAAWYAGTGYFPIRRDAYREPVASDTLAKNPQFLTAISELRSSPINRATQGALLGVFPEARQRVEDAIEAAVLGRKSAQRALDDAARDIDQAIGVYNRTMRIS from the coding sequence ATGGCGATGAGGGTGACGAGACGGGCGGTGCTCGGGGGCGCGGGGGCGGTGACGGCCGGGCTGGCGCTCGGAGGAGGACGCGCCTCCGCGCAGACGCCGACACGCATCGTCTTCTGGCATTCCATGGGGGGTGGGCTCGGCGAGACCGTCGTGCGCGCGTTCGTCAGCCGCTTCAACGCGTCCCGCCGGGACATCCAGGTGGACGCGCAGTATCAGGGCAGTTACGACGATGCCGTCAACAAGCTGCGGGCGTCGATCCAATCGCCGGCCGTGCCGGCCGTCGCCCAGGTCTACGACATCGGGACGCGGTTCATGATCGACAGCAAGGGCGTCGTCCCGATGCAGGACTTCATCGACCGCGAGAAACTCGACCTCGGCCAGCTCGAGCCGAATATCCTCGCCTACTACCGCGTCGGCGCACGGCTGTACTCGATGCCGTTCAACACGTCGAGCGCGATCCTCTACTACAATAAAGATCTGTTCAAGAAGGCGGGGCTGGACGCGAACCGGCCGCCGCGGACGTTCGAGGAGATCGAGGCGTTCGCCAAGCAGCTGGTGCAGAGCGGGGCGACGCGCTCCGGCATCTCGCTGGCGATCTACGGCTGGTTCTTTGAGCAGCTGCTCGCCCGGCAGGGGGCGCTGTACGTGGACCACGGGAACGGCCGGGACGCGCCTCCAACCGCGGTGGTTTTCAACCATGAAGAAGCCGGTCCCCGGATCCTGGAGTGGTGGGCGCGGATGGTGAAGGCCGGTGTGGCGACCAACCCGGGCCGGCCGACCGCGGCGAGCCAGCGGGCGTTCGCCGCCGGGCAGACCGCCATGACCTTCGACTCGACCGCGGTGCTGCGCAGCCTGCTCACGCAGGCGGGCGGGAGGTTCGAGATCGGCACCGGGTACTTCCCCAAGCCGCCATCGGCGGCGAACGGGGGCAGCATCGTCGGCGGGGCGTCCGCGTGGATCCTCAAGAACCGGCCCCCGGCGGAGCAGCAGGCCGCCTGGGAGTTCATCAAGTTCATCACGGCGCCGCCGCAGCAGGCGGCGTGGTACGCCGGCACGGGCTATTTCCCGATCCGGCGGGACGCGTATCGCGAGCCGGTCGCGAGCGACACCCTGGCCAAGAACCCGCAGTTCCTCACGGCGATCAGCGAGCTCCGCAGCAGCCCGATCAACCGGGCCACCCAGGGCGCGCTCCTCGGCGTGTTCCCCGAGGCCCGGCAGCGCGTCGAGGATGCGATCGAGGCGGCGGTGCTCGGACGCAAGTCGGCCCAGCGGGCGCTCGACGATGCCGCGCGCGACATCGACCAGGCGATCGGAGTGTACAACCGGACGATGCGGATCTCGTAG
- a CDS encoding carbohydrate ABC transporter permease produces MSGASRAGGPPVWRGAGGVPAHAGMIALALVVLFPLLFAVSTSLKPAAEIDRYPPTLWPHAPTLANYADALAKAPLGRFLLNSVVQAGAVTLGQLLTSALAAFAFAFIDFPGRRALFFAFLATLMVPVEVTLIPNYLTIRAFGWLNSYTALVVPFLATAFGTFLLRQFFLTIPRELADAARIDGCSRRRFLWTIVLPLARPALATLAIYTFLSTWNQYLWPLLVINSTAMRTVQIGLALLQAQEVVSWGLVMAGVVIIVLPTAAVFVLGYRHVVRGLTAGAVKG; encoded by the coding sequence ATGAGCGGGGCCTCCCGCGCCGGCGGCCCCCCCGTCTGGCGCGGGGCAGGCGGGGTGCCGGCGCACGCGGGGATGATCGCGCTCGCGCTCGTGGTGCTATTCCCGCTGCTGTTTGCGGTGTCGACCAGTCTCAAGCCGGCGGCCGAGATCGACCGGTACCCGCCGACGCTCTGGCCGCACGCGCCGACGCTCGCCAACTACGCCGACGCCCTGGCCAAAGCGCCGCTGGGACGCTTCCTCCTGAACTCGGTCGTCCAGGCGGGCGCCGTCACGCTCGGCCAGCTGCTGACCTCGGCGCTCGCCGCATTTGCCTTCGCCTTCATCGACTTCCCGGGGCGGCGGGCGCTGTTTTTCGCGTTCCTGGCCACGCTGATGGTGCCCGTCGAGGTGACCTTGATCCCCAACTACCTCACGATCCGCGCGTTCGGCTGGCTCAACAGCTACACGGCGCTCGTGGTGCCGTTCCTCGCCACCGCGTTCGGCACGTTTTTGCTGCGCCAGTTCTTCCTCACCATTCCCCGCGAGCTCGCCGACGCGGCACGGATCGACGGCTGTTCCCGCCGCCGATTCCTCTGGACGATCGTGCTGCCGCTCGCGCGGCCGGCGCTCGCGACGCTGGCGATCTACACGTTCCTCTCGACCTGGAACCAATACCTGTGGCCGCTGCTCGTCATCAACTCCACGGCGATGCGGACGGTGCAGATCGGGCTCGCGCTGCTGCAGGCCCAGGAGGTCGTGTCCTGGGGACTCGTGATGGCGGGGGTCGTGATCATCGTGCTGCCGACCGCCGCCGTGTTCGTGCTCGGCTACCGCCACGTCGTCCGCGGACTGACGGCCGGCGCGGTGAAAGGATGA
- the glpK gene encoding glycerol kinase GlpK has translation MHPSGAAWQPHAYVVGIDQGTTGTRCILFDREGRPAAAAYAEHRQIIPQPGWVEHDPDEIWTVTARVIAEALGRAGVASRSASGSPSRPLLAALGIANQRETIVVWDRATGRPIYPAIVWQDTRTREQCDRLIRDGAAETITARTGLPVATYFSATKLAWLLDHVPGARAHAGRGDLCAGTIDTWLIWWLTGGPDGGVHVTDATNASRTMLMNLETRAWDPEALAVLRIPPAILPEIRPSSGHYGITRRDGPLGAAVPVCGALGDQQAALVGQACYRAGDTKNTYGTGCFLLQHTGRAPVRSAAGLVPTVGYAFPADVAYALEGSIAIAGAAVQWLRDDVGMIRTAEETAGLAASVPDAGGAYFVPAFSGLFAPYWDMTARGIIVGLTRYVTRAHLVRATLEAICYQTRDVVDAMQRDTGLRLPALRVDGGASRNDVLMQLQADLLGVPVVRSAVAETTALGAAYAAGLAQGVWDSLDAVGRHWSADRTFEPHMPAAERDARYAGWRRAVERSRGWAQEARD, from the coding sequence GTGCATCCGTCGGGCGCGGCGTGGCAGCCTCATGCCTATGTCGTCGGCATCGATCAGGGCACGACCGGGACACGGTGCATCCTGTTCGACCGCGAAGGCCGTCCCGCCGCGGCCGCCTACGCCGAGCACCGGCAGATCATCCCGCAGCCGGGGTGGGTGGAGCACGACCCCGACGAGATTTGGACGGTCACGGCGCGGGTGATCGCCGAGGCCCTCGGCCGCGCCGGCGTGGCCTCCCGGTCGGCCTCCGGGTCCCCGTCGCGGCCGCTGCTCGCCGCGCTCGGCATCGCAAATCAGCGCGAGACAATCGTGGTGTGGGACCGGGCGACCGGCCGGCCGATCTATCCCGCGATCGTCTGGCAGGATACCCGCACCCGCGAGCAGTGTGACCGGCTGATCCGGGACGGGGCGGCGGAGACGATCACCGCGCGCACCGGGTTGCCGGTGGCCACGTACTTCTCGGCGACCAAGCTGGCGTGGCTGCTCGACCACGTGCCCGGCGCCCGCGCGCACGCCGGCCGCGGCGATCTGTGCGCCGGGACGATCGACACGTGGCTGATCTGGTGGCTCACGGGCGGCCCGGACGGCGGGGTCCACGTGACCGACGCCACCAACGCCTCGCGCACGATGCTCATGAATCTCGAGACGCGCGCCTGGGACCCCGAGGCGCTCGCCGTGCTCCGCATTCCGCCGGCGATCCTGCCCGAGATCCGTCCGAGCAGCGGGCATTACGGGATCACGCGCCGGGACGGACCGCTCGGCGCCGCGGTCCCGGTGTGCGGCGCGCTCGGGGACCAGCAGGCCGCGCTCGTCGGCCAGGCGTGCTACCGGGCGGGCGACACCAAGAACACCTACGGCACCGGATGCTTTCTGCTGCAGCACACCGGCCGCGCACCGGTCCGCAGCGCCGCCGGGCTGGTGCCCACGGTGGGCTATGCGTTCCCCGCCGACGTGGCCTACGCGCTCGAGGGTTCGATCGCCATTGCCGGCGCGGCGGTGCAGTGGCTGCGCGACGACGTGGGCATGATCCGCACCGCCGAGGAGACGGCCGGTCTCGCCGCGTCCGTGCCCGATGCCGGCGGCGCGTACTTTGTGCCGGCGTTCTCAGGGCTCTTCGCGCCCTACTGGGACATGACGGCGCGGGGGATCATCGTCGGGCTGACGCGCTACGTGACCCGCGCGCACCTCGTGCGGGCGACGCTCGAAGCGATCTGCTACCAGACCCGCGACGTCGTCGACGCGATGCAGCGCGACACCGGCCTGCGGCTCCCGGCGCTGCGCGTCGACGGCGGCGCCTCCCGCAACGACGTGCTGATGCAGCTCCAGGCGGATCTGCTCGGCGTTCCCGTCGTGCGGTCGGCCGTCGCGGAAACGACGGCGCTCGGCGCCGCCTACGCCGCGGGGCTCGCCCAGGGCGTGTGGGACTCGCTCGACGCGGTCGGCCGCCACTGGTCCGCGGACCGAACGTTCGAGCCGCACATGCCGGCGGCGGAGCGGGACGCGCGCTACGCCGGCTGGCGGCGCGCCGTCGAGCGGTCGCGCGGCTGGGCGCAGGAGGCGCGGGA